In the genome of Mangifera indica cultivar Alphonso chromosome 9, CATAS_Mindica_2.1, whole genome shotgun sequence, the window tttttttttagagatgaaaagaattttttttttttagagatgagacgaaaaattatttttattcttttaattgggataagacaaagacaaaatcgGTATTCTCTATGAAGGCGGAGATGACCCTCTCAATTGTCATTTCTAGTTTAACTAAACTTGTTACAATGCAAAATCAACCCTTACCAAACCAAGCCAGGCCAAGCTGGAGCCGAGTCTCAAACCCAGCCCCTCACGGGCCTCAGCCGAATTTAGCTCGCTCAGCCGCGTCACCAAAAGAGAATTAAGGGAAAcgctcttcttcttctctgtcTAAAGGTCTCCTCTTTCATGGAGACCAGCCAGACGAGTATAGCCACCACTAAATCAAGAACAAAATATTGCCAAATTTAACACAAATCTGCAGATATCAAAGCAAGTATTTGCTAACAAACATTCACAATACTGTGCGTGCGGTGAGATCTGATTgtaatttattaagtttatttttactttagGCGAGCTTTCAATTAAGCTCTCCGTAATGGAGGAAGAGCAAGGAATGCTTGTACAGAGTCTGATCGATACAGTTAACATGATAGCGTCATTCACAGATTACAGTGGCACGGTCAAGAAACAGTACTCTAATTTAGCTAGAAGATTGAAGTTGTTGATGCCAATGTTTGAGGAAATTAAAGAAAGCAAAGAAGCGATTCCCGAAGAAACTACTACAGCTTTAGTTTCGTTAAAGGAGGCTTTAGCTTCAGCTAAAGAGTTGCTCAGATTTGGCAGCGAAGGCAGCAAGATTTACCTGGTGTGTAAGTTATGACTTGCTTCGCATTTCTGTGTAGTTTTTTCTGTTTATAGTTCCATCTGTTTGGTTATCAAGAAAATGGAGGAAAGTGATTAAATGTACGGTGATTATCGGTAATTAAAGCTAATAGTAATTTCTATATCTAAATTGAAGCGTTTGATTAGTTATGCACACGTGTATGAATTGGAAACAGCTAAGACATCGCCGGCGATGTATATTCTAATAAACctgtgaatttttgttttattacatTGTTGCTACATAATACAAAATGAACGGATTTGAAATTTACTTCTACTTTTAACTTGGCTTAAGAATTGGGTTCGAATTCGATTTGTGAATTTACAGTTCAGGCATATTCTATGTTGCTAATTTTTAGCGATGAACTCTTGATTAGTTAAGCAATGGAATTGATGTTTCTTCTTGTTCTCCTCTCTGCTTTTGTTATTCTCCGAACTGATTATAATCTATAGAAAAGACCTTTGTAATGATCATCTCATGCGTTTGATTGCTTATTTGATGCAAATTAGCTTCTTTGTGATCCATCATTAACCAAAAGTTTCCTAATGCATTTCAAGAATTTTATATGAACTTTTATTTCTGGGATCTTAATCTGCTGGGTCATTTGTAAGTTAACGTGAGATAATTGATTTGGCATCGCAAATCCCAGAATGGATTCGTATTCCTTCTATTGCTGGAAATGTTTTTAGTGAAAGTTGCTTAATGGATAGTGAAATCCATACCGgttatttaatatgttattttatttctttgtggTTTTCTTTGTCTCCACTGATTCTGCCAGTTTTGAATGTCCTCAGAATTTTATAACTTGGATTATTACTTGGTCTCTTGCTTTTCTCTAGACACTTGTTGGCAGTTTGCAACTATATGAATCGATATTTCATAGTTTGCGgggattaatattttatctataattttgttAGTAGCTTTTGAAAGATTATAGCAATTGAAAGAATCTAATTGTGGAAGCACTATTGAAGGCATATTAATATAAACACTTGGTAATTCTTGATCTTGGCATGTTTTTGGTGATCATCActttaaaatgtttggatttagAGAATCAAAAGAATATTGTCAGTGAATTcgatagaaaattatttaatcaaatcttTTCAGTAGCCCAGTTCACTGATACTGGATACACTCTTCTTGCCTCCTTCTGATTatgcaaaattttctctttcttgatCAAAAGGTTGAACCAATATTCTATTGCATGCAAAGTATTCAGCTGGTGGTTGTTCAAAATTTTGGGATGACTCTAACTAAGGGAATCTTGGATTTTATTGAGGCAACTCTTGTTTTAAACTATTGAACCTCGGAAATTTTCAATATTACGTACTGATGGATTTTCTAATCAGAGTTCTATGTGTAGATACATAAAAACCCAGACCTCCATATTTCAGGAAAATTTGAGGTCccaaaagtattttaaaatcactGTTCATGCATTACTTGGTTACTCAGAGAATGTATGCAAGCTTTAATAATAGCTTTACTTGGCAGTATTTGTGTTAATCATATATGTTTTGTATTTACTGATTGCTAgcattaaacatatattatcttggatttataattatttcgAATATcatttgtggattttttttttttcagtaggAATTGGATCCGACCACATGAATGTACTAACCATCTCTACCATACTGATAGGTCCTAGAGAGGGATGAAGTTATGCAAAAATTCTATGAAGTGACAGCTCAGTTGGAACAAGCTTTAAGTGCAATATCCTATGAGAAGCTTGATATATCAGTTGAAGTCAAGGAACAGgtaaagatatataattaaacaaattgtgCTCTATTTTGTCGCATCAGAAGATTGTGGGACATTATGCTTACAGACACAATGACTTCGACTAGTGGTCTCCTAGGCAGATCTCCTTAAGTCAATTATTCTCTGAATCTTGTATTTTCTATATTCTATTAACTCTTTTTGGTATACAGGTTGAGCTTGTTCTTTCTCAGTTCAGAAGAGCCAAAGGAAGGGTTGATGCACCCGATGTTAAGCTGTACGAGGACCTTTTGTCTCTTTACAACAAGAAAAATGATGCAGAGATGGATACAGCTGTCATAAGGAGATTGGCTGAAAAGCTGCAATTGATGGGAATAGCTGACTTGACACAAGAATCACTGGCTTTACATGAGATGGTTGCTAGCACTGGTGGAGATCCTGGGGAGAGAATTGAGAAGATGTCAATGCTattgaagaaaattaaagattttGTGCAAACAGATAACCCTAACTTGGATGCTCCTTCAAGGGAAAAGAATCTTTCCCCAAGCCATTTTGGGAAAGCATCTAGTGATAGGAACCATAAGGCCCCAATTATACCAGATGAGTTCCGTTGTCCAATATCCCTGGAGTTAATGAAAGATCCTGTCATTGTTTCAACAGGACAGGTATATGTGTCCTGGATTTCCTGCTTTCTGATGACCAAACTAAGTTCAATCATATTTACTCTTCGTTTGGTAATTATTGTGACAATCACATGGCCTAGGAGTAACATGACGTTTTCACCTTGTTCACTTGATCCAAATGTAGAATGGACCATTCATGCGAAGATAATTGCTTGCATATCAAACTGTGTTCTGTCAACCTGCATCCAGTTCTTGGGGCATGCCATTGCTAAGTACCCTATTTGAGATCCCAGTCAAATTTAGTCCAGAAATAATTGTTGTCTTTCAGTAATGTCTATGGACTTCTTTACTGAAAATAGGGCTAAGAGTCTGTAAGTTATTAGCAATGTCATTTAATGccttttataacttaaaaatgTGTTAAGAAAACATAGTTGTGACTCATTAGAAGCCCAGGACATCTAGTCAATGGAAGCAGATTGgtatttacattttatttattccCTCTGTTCTTAACAGATCTCTTGTTTTCTCCTCTGCTTCAGACCTATGAGCGATCCTGCATTGAAAAGTGGCTGGAAGCGAGGCACAGTACATGTCCGAAGACACAGCAGACTCTGTCTAGTACTGCACTCACACCCAATTATGTACTCCGTAGCCTCATAGCTCAATGGTGCGAGGCAAATGGCATTGAACCACCAAAACGACCCAGCAGTTCACAACCCAGTAAAACCTCATCTGCCTGTTCACCTGCTGAGCGTACCAAGATTGAGATTCTCCTTTGCAAGCTCACATCTGGTAACCCTGAGGAGCAGCGATCTGCTGCTGGTGAAGTCCGTCTTCTTGCCAAGCGCAATGCAGATAATCGTGTCGCCATTGCTGAAGCTGGTGTGATCCCTCTCCTTGTAGGACTGCTTTCCACACCTGATTCTCGCACCCAGGAACACGCTGTCACAGCTCTTCTTAACCTTTCCATATGTGAGGATAACAAAGGGAGTATTGTCTCCTCTGGGGCAGTCCCTGGTATAGTTCATGTATTAAAAAAAGGGAGCATGGAAGCACGAGAAAATGCTGCAGCCACCCTTTTTAGCCTTTCAGTTATTGATGAAAACAAAGTTACTATTGGTGGCTGTGGAGCCATCCCGCCACTAGTGACTCTGCTAAGTGAAGGTACCCAAAGGGGGAAGAAGGATGCTGCAACTGCTCTCTTCAATTTGTGCATTTACCAAGGAAACAAAGGAAAGGCTGTGAGGGCTGGAGTTGTTCCTACCCTAATGCATTTGCTGACAGAACCTGAAGGTGGCATGGTGGATGAAGCACTGGCCATCCTAGCTATAATTGCTAGCCATCCTGAAGGGAAAGCAGCTATTGGGGCTGCTGAAGCAGTGCCAGTTCTGGTGGAGGTTATTGGGAATGGTTCTCCTAGAAACAAAGAGAATGCAGCTGCAGTTTTGGTACACCTTTGTGGTGGAGACCTACAATATCTGGCAGAGGCTAGGGAACTTGGGGTGAGGAGTCGTCTGGTGGATTTGGCACAGAATGGCACAGACAGGGGCAAGCGAAAGGCTGTACAATTGCTTGAGCGGTTGAGTAGATTTATTGAGCTGCCAAAGCATGTTCATGTGCAAACAGAAAATCAGTCTCAGACACAAAAGCCACAGCCATCATCAGCGGCAAACAGTGTTGATAGCTGAGGTTTTTCGTTTTTTAATTTGTGCATTGATCCTTTTGTTTCTTTACATGTTGTAATGAAAGAGGCAGCTTGGCTGTGAAAGGCAAGGTGGAAGATCACCTACCCAATGTGTAAGTTATTCATTTGTTTGCATCGACTGAGGACAATACTTGGAAGAGATTAAACGATAGAGAGATCAAAAAGGCGAAAAAGGAAAGGCAGGGATGGAGATCTGATTGACAATCATGTAATGTTATTTGTATCCAGGATTGTATCATGAATGACTGTGATCATCCTCAAATTTTAGTGAAGAGATGTTtcctttaatcaaattaaaacttgcATATGATCCCCACTGTCTACGTCCTCAGTTTATAATCTACACTTTTTTCCTTGTAATTGTAATCAGATTAacttctttcatttcttttagaGGCCTCCCAACTCCTATGTTATTTTTCCTTGTAATTGTATTCAGATTAacttatttcatttcttttagaGGCCTCCTAActcctattttatttttagctctagtatgaattttcattttcattgctCTAGAAGTGCTAATATCATCACGTTATAAACAAGTAAAAGATGAAGATTCGTTAAAGGGTGAGAGTGAGAGACTATAGAAATGAGGATTAGATTGATATTTAAGAGAcaaactttcatttcatttaaatttcaaaGCTTCTTTTGAACCTCTTCACTCCTGTCTTGTATACAAATTTTGGAGCAAGCCAACCAGACAAAAACAATGACTGACTAGAGGTGTCACCGGGTCATGCCTAAGCTCTAATGGGTCTCTTAGTAGATATAGGTCTGGAGCTGTGTTGTGCCAGACAAAAATACAGTTGGACTGTCCTaacttttgctttgttttttttttcctcttaagtTTTGAGTATGCTAGTACTCTCTACAAAGCAGACCTATCTTCCTTTTAGATAGTGGTAAAAACAAGCATGCGAATAGTCTGATCGAGAAAGAGTTGGTGGCAACATAGGATAGGCTTTTGGTTGCAAAGTAAAGGCTTACCACTTCTAAGCAAAACCTTAAGGCCACTTGGTTGAagtgttttaaagattatcgtgataatctatcttttattacttacattatcttatttagtttatcaataataaaaaattacaataatattttattagtaatacggatatgacaagtaatataagtgataatctgattatcacttttatcttaggtattaaaaaattatcaagataatcttgattttattatactttattaattttttaagataaaaataaatttatttttaattaatataatttttttaaaaataattatattcaagggtatttaagtaaaataatttactaatattcttttattactattaactaaacacattaattatttatactatatatttttatcaaattttattaatcgtagtaattatttatatttagtaatcttctcaataatctatcttcaaagtaatctctctattttgataataaaatattattcaaactaaacactcCTAAAATTGAAGTGAAGACTCTATAACTTGAATAAATTAGCTAAAGGGGAGTACCTACAATTCTATTTGCTCAAGAAGGACAAGACTATTATTGATTTTGAGGCTCGACAAGCAGAAAGAGCAGATAGCTCAGCTCGAAGTCTAGCTTGGGGAGCtcataagaaataatggttGAGTTAAAGGACAAGATGAATTTGAAGTTAATGGAATGTATATGAATATTCTTTTTTAGGTCTTTTActcaatttggttcaaattccCAGACCATGACTACCCTTTTAATGGGGAAAGTTTCATGAAGCAAACTGAGGAGTTGAAGTAGTAGTAGATAACGAAGGAGTCCAAGGGCACCAAGCATATCTGAACAAAGATAAAGGCTGAGCGAAAGCCCCAGCTTTTAATGCTTGACCTTGAACCAAAGCCTATTGTGGTACAAGCTCTACTTCTTGAGCAAGTTATTAGATTTTACGAGGAAATTCTCTTTTCTATTCCAACTCTTACAAAAGATTATCAGTCGAGTACTCTCTTCTTGAGCAAGTAATCAAACTTAAGTAAGATTGCAAACTCAGTGTCCATAAAACATTAGACAATGGGCTTAATTCCCCACACACTCGAAAATATTCAATAGCCAGGGTTGACGTATTGACTGGTCAAACACGGCTTCCGGTTGGATGCGTCCTCTTTTCTGCATTATTTCGTCTTTcacttatctattaaaaattatttcacttaTTTAATTTCGAGCATGACATgtgagaaataaataatattatatctattaaaaaattatttttttgaaaata includes:
- the LOC123226501 gene encoding U-box domain-containing protein 13-like; the protein is MEEEQGMLVQSLIDTVNMIASFTDYSGTVKKQYSNLARRLKLLMPMFEEIKESKEAIPEETTTALVSLKEALASAKELLRFGSEGSKIYLVLERDEVMQKFYEVTAQLEQALSAISYEKLDISVEVKEQVELVLSQFRRAKGRVDAPDVKLYEDLLSLYNKKNDAEMDTAVIRRLAEKLQLMGIADLTQESLALHEMVASTGGDPGERIEKMSMLLKKIKDFVQTDNPNLDAPSREKNLSPSHFGKASSDRNHKAPIIPDEFRCPISLELMKDPVIVSTGQTYERSCIEKWLEARHSTCPKTQQTLSSTALTPNYVLRSLIAQWCEANGIEPPKRPSSSQPSKTSSACSPAERTKIEILLCKLTSGNPEEQRSAAGEVRLLAKRNADNRVAIAEAGVIPLLVGLLSTPDSRTQEHAVTALLNLSICEDNKGSIVSSGAVPGIVHVLKKGSMEARENAAATLFSLSVIDENKVTIGGCGAIPPLVTLLSEGTQRGKKDAATALFNLCIYQGNKGKAVRAGVVPTLMHLLTEPEGGMVDEALAILAIIASHPEGKAAIGAAEAVPVLVEVIGNGSPRNKENAAAVLVHLCGGDLQYLAEARELGVRSRLVDLAQNGTDRGKRKAVQLLERLSRFIELPKHVHVQTENQSQTQKPQPSSAANSVDS